The Pseudoalteromonas translucida KMM 520 genome has a window encoding:
- a CDS encoding ABC transporter permease subunit → MTSNPNKPTFNTDRSRLFKDRLAQFGITVGGVMVLIALLLIFFYLLYIVQPIFESAKVEKRDSFNLTNAEQIVGVGVEEQTEVAYLLSQQGSVDFYSVEKAHFGKKLKTLEVTLPSDVSSFATSAPFQGQYAYGLENGSVKIVIPKFMVTFPNNERKLTPRLDYPLGELALEVDEQGAAIKRFAFSHFEDKTAVVALTADKRVLFSSFVAEENMFSGEVEWLVERTELDVAGRVDELLMSPDTTRVFVRSANQIYVYDTRDPSEVEQIQLLSANEENANIVAAQLLAGANSLMLANDNGKVSQWFEINTDSGREYQKIRSFETTKQSKLNVFTEFYRRTFFTTSSNGELGVYYTTSQAKLWQGKVSEGAIKNFAIAPRANAALIVADNKLTVLEIHNEHPEVTWSALWQEVWYEGYPEPGYIWQSTSASDDFESKFSLVPISFGTLKAAFYAMLFAVPIAISAAIYTAYFMSSELRKVVKPTVEIMEALPTVILGFLAGLWLAPLIEQHLPAIVGLLVLLPLGILATALGWTKLPASIRHKIPEGSHAIILIPVVLFIGWFSFAMSETVELWMFDGNVRQYLTNELGMTFDQRNALVVGIAMGFAVIPTIFSIAEDAVFSVPKHLSNGSLALGATQWQTLIRVVLLTASPGIFSAVMMGLGRAVGETMIVLMATGNTPIMDWSVFQGMRTLAANIAVEMPESEVGSSHYRILFLAAFVLFIFTFVFNTIAEFVRQQLREKYSSM, encoded by the coding sequence ATGACTTCCAATCCGAATAAACCGACTTTTAATACGGATCGAAGCCGTCTATTTAAAGACCGACTTGCCCAGTTTGGCATAACCGTAGGTGGAGTAATGGTATTAATAGCCTTGCTATTAATTTTTTTCTACCTTCTTTATATAGTACAGCCAATTTTTGAATCAGCTAAAGTTGAAAAGCGCGACAGTTTTAATCTAACAAACGCAGAGCAAATAGTGGGAGTAGGCGTTGAGGAACAAACTGAAGTTGCTTATTTATTAAGCCAACAAGGGAGTGTTGACTTTTATAGTGTTGAAAAAGCTCACTTTGGTAAAAAGCTAAAAACGCTAGAGGTAACCCTACCTAGCGATGTGAGTAGCTTTGCAACCAGTGCACCGTTTCAGGGGCAATATGCTTATGGTTTAGAAAATGGCAGTGTAAAAATTGTTATTCCTAAATTTATGGTGACGTTTCCAAATAACGAACGTAAATTAACTCCGCGTTTAGATTATCCGCTAGGCGAACTTGCTTTAGAAGTAGACGAGCAAGGTGCTGCTATAAAGCGTTTTGCATTTAGCCACTTTGAAGACAAAACAGCCGTTGTTGCGCTAACGGCCGACAAGCGCGTTTTATTTAGTAGCTTTGTTGCTGAAGAAAACATGTTTAGTGGTGAAGTAGAATGGCTTGTGGAACGCACCGAGCTAGATGTTGCTGGGCGAGTAGATGAGTTACTTATGTCGCCAGATACTACCCGAGTATTTGTGCGCTCAGCTAATCAAATTTATGTTTACGATACGCGCGACCCAAGCGAAGTAGAGCAAATACAATTACTGTCTGCCAATGAAGAAAATGCCAATATTGTTGCGGCGCAATTACTTGCGGGTGCTAACTCTCTTATGTTGGCAAACGATAATGGAAAGGTATCGCAGTGGTTTGAAATAAATACCGACAGTGGCCGTGAATATCAAAAAATTCGCTCATTTGAAACAACAAAGCAAAGTAAGTTAAACGTATTTACTGAGTTTTACCGCCGTACCTTTTTTACTACCAGTAGTAATGGTGAGTTAGGTGTTTATTACACCACAAGCCAAGCAAAATTGTGGCAAGGTAAAGTAAGCGAAGGAGCGATTAAAAACTTTGCTATAGCACCGCGTGCAAATGCAGCGCTAATTGTTGCTGACAACAAACTAACCGTATTAGAAATTCATAACGAACACCCTGAAGTTACTTGGTCTGCACTTTGGCAAGAAGTGTGGTACGAAGGTTACCCAGAGCCTGGTTATATTTGGCAATCAACCTCAGCCAGTGACGACTTTGAGTCTAAGTTTTCGTTAGTGCCTATTTCGTTTGGTACCTTAAAAGCGGCATTTTACGCCATGCTATTTGCCGTACCTATCGCTATTTCTGCCGCTATTTATACCGCTTACTTTATGTCGAGTGAACTGCGTAAAGTGGTTAAGCCAACGGTAGAAATAATGGAAGCACTTCCTACCGTTATTTTGGGGTTTTTAGCGGGCCTATGGTTAGCGCCTTTAATAGAGCAGCACCTGCCAGCCATAGTCGGCTTACTGGTGTTATTGCCTTTAGGTATTTTGGCCACCGCGCTTGGTTGGACTAAATTACCAGCCAGTATTCGCCATAAAATTCCTGAAGGATCGCATGCCATTATACTTATACCGGTAGTGTTATTTATTGGTTGGTTTTCGTTTGCGATGAGCGAAACTGTTGAACTGTGGATGTTTGATGGTAACGTGCGCCAATATTTAACTAACGAGCTTGGCATGACCTTCGATCAGCGTAATGCCTTGGTAGTAGGCATTGCGATGGGCTTTGCTGTAATCCCTACTATATTTTCGATTGCAGAAGACGCGGTATTTAGTGTGCCTAAACATTTGTCTAATGGCTCACTGGCATTGGGTGCAACACAGTGGCAAACACTGATACGCGTGGTATTACTTACCGCCAGCCCTGGAATATTTTCTGCGGTAATGATGGGCCTTGGCCGCGCAGTAGGCGAAACCATGATAGTGCTTATGGCAACCGGTAATACCCCGATTATGGATTGGAGTGTGTTTCAGGGAATGCGTACGCTTGCGGCAAATATTGCGGTTGAAATGCCAGAGTCGGAAGTGGGTAGTTCGCATTACAGAATATTGTTTTTAGCAGCATTTGTATTATTTATATTTACCTTTGTTTTTAACACCATTGCTGAGTTTGTTCGTCAGCAACTGCGTGAAAAATACAGCTCAATGTAA
- the pstA gene encoding phosphate ABC transporter permease PstA, translating into MVKQWFRSGSPWIWMTGGAVSISLISVIGLLAMIAWKGLSFFWPSEVVQFELEGSIAKQTIIGEIYDRELVPKARLAATGVDVSAYDREEFERLLIKTGNREYVDLDFRWILNTDIKNQSTPTTLAVFERSKNGNFYGYVEGVIEDGQPVTGDKVASLHKLVERAVDLNDEALDLQNGDIGHINYELERLRLKEKSYLLDNELTDERVAELAKARAELRAEYAVLEKQLFALRKQAQRDQVMVKDMRGEIVTIPLYQVLDVWFPNDMSFLTKLGHYFIQLGKFVSDDPREANTEGGVFPAIFGTVFMVMLMAVIVTPFGVVAAIYLHEYAAKNAVTKMIRIAVINLAGVPSIVYGVFGLGFFVYMLGGSLDQLFYPESSPTPVFGTPGVMWSALTLAILTLPVVIVSTEEGLSRIPSTVRHGSLALGATQAETLWRIVIPMASPAIMTGLILAVARAAGEVAPLMLVGVVKMAPTLPLDGNFPYFHLDRKFMHLGFHIYDVGFQSPNVEAARPLVYATAFLLVSVIITLNITAIGIRNHLREKFRSLEL; encoded by the coding sequence ATGGTAAAGCAGTGGTTTAGGTCTGGTTCTCCTTGGATTTGGATGACCGGTGGTGCGGTGAGCATCAGCTTAATTTCAGTAATTGGTTTATTAGCTATGATAGCGTGGAAAGGGTTAAGCTTTTTCTGGCCTTCTGAGGTAGTGCAATTTGAGCTGGAAGGCTCAATTGCAAAACAAACTATTATTGGTGAGATTTACGATCGAGAATTAGTACCCAAAGCGCGTTTAGCGGCAACCGGTGTTGATGTTTCGGCATATGATAGGGAAGAATTTGAGCGGTTATTAATTAAAACCGGTAACCGTGAATATGTAGATTTAGATTTTCGTTGGATATTAAACACCGACATAAAAAATCAATCAACGCCTACCACTCTTGCCGTGTTTGAGCGTAGCAAAAATGGTAATTTTTATGGCTATGTAGAAGGCGTAATTGAAGACGGACAACCCGTTACCGGCGATAAGGTAGCCTCTTTACATAAGCTGGTTGAACGGGCAGTTGATTTAAACGACGAAGCACTTGATTTACAAAACGGTGATATTGGTCATATTAACTATGAACTGGAACGTTTAAGGCTAAAAGAAAAATCTTACTTACTTGATAATGAACTTACAGACGAACGTGTTGCTGAGCTTGCAAAGGCGCGTGCAGAACTACGTGCCGAGTATGCTGTGCTCGAAAAACAGTTATTTGCACTGCGTAAACAAGCACAGCGCGACCAAGTTATGGTTAAAGATATGCGCGGCGAAATAGTCACTATTCCATTGTATCAAGTATTAGATGTGTGGTTTCCAAACGACATGAGCTTTTTAACCAAGCTGGGCCATTACTTCATCCAGTTAGGTAAGTTTGTATCAGACGATCCTCGAGAAGCTAATACCGAAGGTGGCGTATTTCCGGCCATATTTGGTACCGTGTTTATGGTTATGCTAATGGCTGTTATTGTTACGCCATTTGGGGTGGTTGCTGCAATTTACTTGCATGAATACGCGGCTAAAAATGCGGTAACTAAGATGATCCGTATTGCGGTAATTAACCTAGCCGGTGTACCTTCTATTGTATATGGCGTATTTGGCTTAGGCTTTTTTGTTTATATGCTAGGTGGTAGCCTTGACCAATTATTTTACCCTGAGTCATCACCTACTCCGGTATTTGGTACACCAGGTGTTATGTGGTCGGCGTTAACACTGGCAATACTTACCTTGCCTGTGGTTATTGTTTCCACTGAAGAGGGGTTATCGCGAATTCCAAGTACGGTACGCCACGGATCATTAGCGCTCGGTGCCACACAAGCAGAAACCTTATGGCGTATTGTTATACCGATGGCAAGCCCAGCAATTATGACTGGTTTAATACTGGCTGTTGCGCGTGCTGCAGGTGAAGTAGCGCCATTAATGCTGGTGGGTGTAGTAAAAATGGCACCTACGCTACCGCTTGATGGTAACTTTCCATACTTTCACTTAGACAGAAAGTTTATGCACTTAGGTTTTCATATTTACGATGTTGGCTTTCAAAGCCCGAATGTTGAAGCGGCGCGTCCGCTGGTATATGCAACGGCATTTTTATTAGTGTCGGTAATTATTACCCTCAACATAACCGCTATTGGTATACGTAATCATTTACGTGAAAAATTCAGATCGCTTGAGCTTTAA
- the pstB gene encoding phosphate ABC transporter ATP-binding protein PstB: MISVAPKVNQANTSLKLDLDNLTTEQTALEIKDLDLYYGDKQALSKVNMNIPKGQVTAFIGPSGCGKSTLLRCINRMNDLVDICRIEGEILLHGQNIYDKSVDVAALRRNVGMVFQRPNPFPKSIYENVVYGLRLQGIKDKRKLDEVVEQSLRGAALWDEVKDRLHDSAFGLSGGQQQRLVIARSIAISPEVLLLDEPTSALDPISTLVIEELINDLKSKFTVVIVTHNMQQAARVSDQTAFMYMGELIEYSDTNTLFTTPNKKKTEDYITGRYG; this comes from the coding sequence ATGATTTCAGTCGCTCCAAAAGTAAATCAAGCCAATACCAGCTTGAAGTTAGACTTAGACAATTTAACCACAGAGCAAACAGCGTTGGAGATTAAAGATCTCGATCTTTACTACGGCGATAAGCAAGCGCTGAGTAAAGTAAATATGAATATTCCAAAGGGCCAGGTAACAGCCTTTATTGGCCCGTCGGGGTGTGGTAAATCAACCTTATTACGGTGTATTAACCGCATGAACGACTTAGTTGATATTTGCCGCATAGAAGGTGAAATACTGCTACATGGACAAAATATATACGATAAAAGCGTTGATGTAGCGGCGCTGCGTCGTAACGTAGGCATGGTATTTCAGCGACCTAACCCTTTTCCTAAATCAATTTATGAAAATGTGGTTTATGGTTTGCGCTTACAAGGTATTAAAGACAAACGTAAGTTAGATGAAGTAGTTGAACAATCATTGCGTGGTGCAGCGTTGTGGGATGAAGTAAAAGACAGGCTACACGACAGCGCTTTTGGGCTGTCGGGTGGACAGCAGCAACGTTTAGTTATTGCGCGCTCAATTGCTATTTCGCCAGAGGTATTACTGCTTGATGAACCTACCTCGGCACTAGACCCTATTTCTACTTTAGTAATAGAGGAGCTAATTAACGATTTAAAGAGTAAGTTTACTGTGGTAATTGTTACCCATAATATGCAACAGGCCGCCCGGGTTTCTGACCAAACGGCGTTTATGTATATGGGGGAGCTAATTGAGTACTCAGACACCAACACTTTATTTACAACGCCTAATAAGAAAAAAACAGAAGACTATATAACCGGTCGTTACGGCTAA
- the phoU gene encoding phosphate signaling complex protein PhoU: MEHNINKHISGRFNQELENVRNLVLSMGGLVEQQLNSALDAVSQNDAMLAQKVRENDYKVNAMEVSIDEECTRIIARRQPAASDLRLVVAIAKTIADLERIGDEAKRIAKVALDSFTKDQQALLVNIENMGRQVSKMLHDVLDAFARMDVQRAFEVHKEDAKVDREYEAIIRQIMTYMMEDPRSIPKIMDLVWSVRSLERIGDRCQNIAEYIIYFVNGKDIRHTSQEDIEKSL; this comes from the coding sequence ATGGAACATAACATTAATAAGCATATTTCTGGCCGTTTTAATCAAGAATTAGAAAACGTACGCAACCTTGTGCTTAGTATGGGCGGGCTGGTTGAGCAACAGCTTAACAGTGCGTTAGATGCAGTGAGCCAAAATGATGCTATGCTTGCGCAAAAAGTACGAGAGAATGATTATAAAGTTAATGCAATGGAAGTAAGTATTGACGAAGAATGTACGCGAATTATTGCCAGGCGTCAGCCTGCTGCAAGCGATTTGCGTTTAGTAGTGGCTATTGCAAAAACCATTGCTGATTTAGAGCGTATAGGCGATGAAGCAAAGCGAATTGCTAAAGTTGCACTAGACTCATTTACTAAAGACCAACAGGCTTTATTAGTAAATATTGAAAATATGGGACGCCAAGTATCAAAAATGTTGCACGATGTACTTGATGCATTTGCGCGTATGGACGTACAACGTGCATTTGAAGTACACAAAGAGGATGCTAAAGTTGATAGAGAGTACGAAGCCATTATTCGTCAAATTATGACCTATATGATGGAAGACCCGCGCTCAATCCCTAAAATTATGGATTTAGTGTGGTCAGTTCGTTCATTAGAGCGCATTGGTGATCGGTGTCAAAATATAGCTGAATATATTATTTACTTTGTTAATGGAAAAGATATTCGTCATACATCTCAAGAAGATATAGAAAAGTCTTTATAA
- a CDS encoding TIGR00153 family protein yields the protein MQTNAFLGVFAKSPIKPMEEHIRKVHQASKALIPFFNHVFKEEWEQAEELRLTIRNLEREADEMKRNIRLQLPRGLFMPVERTDLLELVTQQDKIANKAKDIAGRVIGREMIIPKVIQIDFLAYLTRCVDATKQASNAINELEELLETGFKGREVALVEKMLVELDAIEQDTDEMQIKIRRQLRAVEGELNPVDVMFLYKIIEWVGELADIAERVGSRLELMLAR from the coding sequence ATGCAAACTAACGCGTTTCTAGGAGTATTTGCAAAATCTCCTATCAAACCAATGGAAGAACATATTCGAAAGGTTCATCAAGCTAGTAAAGCTTTGATTCCTTTTTTTAATCACGTATTTAAAGAAGAATGGGAACAAGCTGAAGAGCTACGTTTAACCATTCGTAATTTAGAACGTGAAGCCGATGAAATGAAAAGAAATATACGTTTACAACTACCGCGTGGATTATTTATGCCGGTAGAGCGTACAGATCTGCTCGAATTAGTAACCCAGCAAGATAAAATTGCCAATAAAGCAAAAGACATTGCTGGGCGTGTAATTGGTCGTGAGATGATCATACCAAAAGTAATTCAAATCGACTTTTTAGCTTATTTAACACGTTGTGTTGATGCTACTAAACAAGCATCTAATGCAATAAATGAGTTAGAAGAGTTATTAGAAACAGGTTTTAAAGGTCGCGAAGTGGCCTTGGTTGAAAAAATGCTCGTTGAATTGGATGCCATAGAACAAGACACGGATGAAATGCAAATTAAAATACGCCGCCAACTACGCGCAGTAGAAGGTGAGTTAAACCCAGTTGATGTGATGTTTTTATATAAGATCATTGAATGGGTTGGCGAGCTTGCAGATATTGCAGAGCGCGTAGGATCACGTCTTGAGCTGATGTTAGCTCGTTAA
- a CDS encoding inorganic phosphate transporter: protein MDIIASYGTVLILIAAAVGFFMAYGIGANDVANAMGTSVGSKALTIKQAIFIAMIFEFAGAYLAGGEVTSTIRNGIIDSTPFMDIPELMILGMISALFAAGAWLLMASFLGWPVSTTHSIIGAIIGFALVAVGSEAIHWNKVAGIVGSWIVTPAISGFIAYLIFMSAQKLIFDTATPLKNAKRFVPIYMGLAGFIMSLVTIKKGLKHIGINLGTMEGIGLSIAIAVVVGFIGKIAISRLKIDPQADKKMQFNNVEKVFAVLMVLTACCMAFAHGSNDVANAIGPLAAVVSIVENNGEIAKQAAIAWWILPLGGFGIVAGLAILGKKVIKTIGEGITHLTPSRGFAAELAAASTVVIASGTGLPISTTQTLVGAVLGVGMARGIAALNMGVIRNIVVSWVITLPVGAGLAIVIFYVLRTAFGV, encoded by the coding sequence ATGGATATCATTGCATCTTACGGCACGGTATTAATTTTAATTGCCGCAGCAGTTGGCTTTTTTATGGCTTATGGTATTGGCGCAAATGATGTTGCCAATGCAATGGGCACATCAGTAGGCTCTAAAGCGCTAACGATTAAACAAGCGATTTTTATCGCGATGATCTTTGAGTTTGCAGGTGCTTACTTGGCCGGCGGCGAAGTTACATCGACAATTCGTAATGGCATTATTGATTCAACGCCATTTATGGATATTCCTGAATTAATGATATTAGGTATGATTTCTGCGCTTTTTGCTGCAGGTGCCTGGCTATTAATGGCATCATTCTTAGGATGGCCAGTATCAACTACTCACTCTATTATTGGCGCTATTATAGGTTTTGCTTTAGTTGCAGTAGGCAGTGAAGCGATTCATTGGAACAAGGTTGCAGGAATTGTTGGTAGTTGGATAGTAACGCCTGCTATATCGGGTTTTATTGCCTACTTAATATTCATGAGCGCACAAAAGCTTATTTTTGATACGGCTACTCCGCTTAAAAATGCTAAACGTTTTGTGCCAATTTATATGGGCTTAGCTGGCTTTATTATGTCACTTGTGACAATTAAAAAAGGCTTAAAGCATATTGGTATTAACTTAGGCACCATGGAAGGTATTGGGCTATCTATTGCGATTGCAGTAGTAGTAGGCTTTATTGGTAAAATTGCAATTTCACGTTTAAAAATCGACCCTCAGGCCGATAAAAAAATGCAATTTAATAACGTTGAAAAAGTCTTTGCAGTACTTATGGTCTTAACGGCTTGTTGTATGGCATTTGCTCATGGTTCTAACGACGTTGCTAATGCTATTGGTCCTCTTGCGGCTGTGGTAAGTATTGTTGAAAACAACGGTGAAATTGCAAAACAAGCGGCTATTGCTTGGTGGATATTACCACTAGGTGGTTTTGGTATTGTGGCCGGTTTAGCTATTTTAGGTAAAAAAGTAATTAAAACGATTGGCGAAGGGATCACACATTTAACTCCTAGCCGTGGTTTTGCTGCTGAATTAGCTGCTGCTTCTACAGTTGTAATTGCATCTGGCACAGGCTTACCAATTTCAACTACGCAAACCTTAGTGGGTGCGGTGTTGGGTGTAGGTATGGCACGCGGTATTGCCGCACTGAACATGGGTGTTATTAGAAACATTGTAGTTTCTTGGGTAATTACATTGCCAGTGGGCGCAGGCCTTGCTATTGTTATTTTCTACGTACTAAGAACCGCATTTGGGGTTTAA
- a CDS encoding hydrogen peroxide-inducible genes activator, translating into MTNLPSIKQLQYLLAVHQYQHFGRAASACFIGQSTLSTAIQNLEETLGCQLIERENRSLMFTTIGEEVVERSRKIIHDTISLKELTKSFLTPLSGKLTVGVIPTIASFIAAPLYHFCKQEFCDLELVLVEDTSDKLLDKLEHGQIDLALLALPYQTDKFHTQVLARDHFSLVHHKDYTPAKNVQDFNLLPDASVFLLEREHCMTGHALSACHLNRVSCINPFEAASLHTLLSMVEYQLGVTFLPQMAINAGILDNKNMLATPSANEAYREIGILWRKTTGRIRDFKLFSQQLEVFLKHQCSLDFAKDRATSS; encoded by the coding sequence ATGACTAATCTTCCGAGTATAAAACAGCTGCAGTATTTACTTGCAGTACATCAATACCAACATTTTGGCCGCGCTGCTAGTGCGTGCTTTATTGGCCAATCAACATTAAGTACAGCCATTCAAAACTTAGAAGAAACATTAGGCTGCCAACTTATTGAACGTGAAAACCGCAGTTTAATGTTTACCACCATTGGTGAGGAAGTAGTTGAACGTTCGCGCAAAATCATTCACGACACAATTAGTTTAAAAGAGCTCACTAAAAGCTTTTTAACGCCGCTGAGTGGTAAGTTAACCGTAGGGGTTATTCCTACTATTGCCAGCTTTATTGCCGCGCCTTTGTATCACTTTTGCAAGCAAGAATTTTGCGATTTAGAACTGGTATTAGTAGAAGATACTAGCGATAAGTTACTCGATAAATTAGAGCATGGTCAGATAGATTTAGCCTTATTAGCACTACCTTATCAAACCGATAAGTTTCATACTCAGGTGTTAGCTAGAGATCACTTTAGTTTGGTACATCACAAAGACTACACGCCAGCAAAGAACGTGCAAGACTTTAACTTATTACCCGACGCCAGCGTGTTCTTATTAGAACGTGAGCACTGTATGACCGGACACGCGCTTAGTGCATGTCATTTAAACCGTGTCAGCTGCATAAACCCGTTTGAAGCAGCCAGCTTGCATACTTTATTGAGCATGGTGGAGTATCAGTTGGGGGTGACTTTTTTACCGCAAATGGCGATTAATGCCGGCATTTTAGATAATAAAAATATGCTAGCAACCCCATCGGCGAATGAGGCGTACCGTGAAATTGGTATTTTGTGGCGTAAAACAACCGGGCGAATTCGCGACTTTAAATTATTCAGTCAGCAATTAGAGGTGTTTTTAAAACATCAATGTAGTTTAGACTTTGCTAAAGATAGAGCAACAAGCAGCTAG
- a CDS encoding EAL domain-containing protein — MVNQLKLLILNASSAERGTIRATLEKLNVFEFIEVSDSQQALKILKKQAVNIIITGLDVGKIDGWRFSRMIRSGLLNTPKNTPILLIPPIYCERIAETTARSYGIDAVLPFERQDMLPQVLASVLANHLEKSSRLNLLLLEPTNTKANEISKPLLLNFSITHVTSSQAALNAYNQQQFAIVLLDATAARAEESSVLVSEILQHNPMQAIVTIIDSDDADYAEQLLLSGVTDFIRAPYDPPFLNKVCDHAARREDFMVSYAEFANKVEQLSLSEVRYRDLFSAHQRILLHLNTVVLELDQQGLIRFINPAWEALSGFGVKSTLQQQLTNFCIAECQVKLQATIDDILCGGEYKQQVEIRLQHKNGSQIWVECRLQLIQNSHNNATITATIDNIHERKQAELQLRHLALHDTLTGLHNRYYFDQQLNRICQPQHTHSDIEHALIYIDLDHFKIINDSKGHQQGDIVLKEVAQLFITNISTEHLVFRVGGDEFAVILKHTNLLDAHLIAEGICNAIEQNQFKSEEQIYSISCSIGLTQITEENCDPSECLKQADIALYIAKNLGRNLVHCYAKQDAHNNTLQTGLEWGHGIRQALQQDSIELHYQPIWDFRRNEVAYFEVLLRLKINDELVFPNQFIPSLEMLNDTFLMDQCVIRNTIANVALYPELNQVAINLSAQSFLDERLVPLIESNLAKYQVLPTQIIFEITESASINNLAATRKMIEKLNILGCHFSIDDFGTGFSTFNYLKQLPAQHVKIDGSFVCDMLNDPIDLALVKAINDISHSLDKRSVAEYVETEEVFFALKEIGVDYGQGYFIARPMPIKGVKSELEKILKNKTFYQQLPSKK, encoded by the coding sequence GTGGTAAATCAGCTTAAATTGCTAATATTAAACGCCAGCAGTGCTGAGCGTGGCACTATTCGAGCCACTTTAGAGAAATTAAATGTTTTTGAATTTATAGAAGTATCAGATAGCCAACAAGCTTTAAAAATATTAAAAAAACAAGCCGTTAATATTATTATTACCGGCCTTGATGTAGGTAAAATTGATGGCTGGCGCTTCTCAAGAATGATTCGCTCGGGCTTATTAAACACTCCTAAAAATACCCCAATCTTACTTATTCCCCCTATTTATTGTGAACGAATAGCTGAAACTACTGCCCGCAGCTACGGTATTGATGCAGTATTACCTTTTGAGCGCCAAGACATGCTACCGCAAGTGCTGGCAAGTGTGCTCGCTAATCATTTAGAAAAAAGCAGCCGTTTAAATCTATTACTGTTAGAGCCAACTAACACTAAAGCCAATGAAATCAGCAAGCCGTTACTGCTCAATTTTTCGATCACCCATGTTACCTCGAGCCAAGCCGCGCTTAATGCTTATAATCAGCAACAATTTGCAATTGTTTTACTCGACGCAACCGCGGCAAGAGCAGAAGAGTCGAGCGTGCTAGTATCTGAAATTTTACAACATAATCCTATGCAAGCAATTGTAACTATTATAGATAGTGATGATGCAGATTATGCGGAGCAGCTTTTACTTTCCGGCGTAACCGACTTTATACGCGCCCCATACGATCCGCCATTTTTAAATAAAGTATGCGACCATGCAGCGCGCCGCGAAGACTTTATGGTGAGCTATGCCGAGTTTGCTAACAAAGTAGAACAACTGAGCTTAAGCGAAGTGCGATACCGAGATTTATTTTCTGCGCATCAACGTATTTTATTGCATTTAAATACTGTCGTTCTAGAACTGGATCAGCAAGGGCTTATTCGCTTTATCAACCCTGCGTGGGAAGCATTAAGCGGCTTTGGCGTTAAGTCGACACTACAACAGCAATTAACTAATTTTTGTATTGCTGAATGCCAAGTAAAACTACAAGCAACAATAGACGACATTCTTTGTGGTGGTGAGTACAAACAACAAGTTGAAATAAGGCTACAGCATAAAAATGGCAGCCAAATTTGGGTTGAATGTCGGCTACAGCTCATACAAAATAGCCATAATAACGCCACTATTACCGCCACAATCGACAATATTCATGAACGTAAACAAGCGGAACTGCAACTGCGCCATTTGGCACTTCACGATACGCTTACAGGCCTGCATAACCGCTATTACTTTGACCAACAGCTGAATCGTATTTGCCAACCTCAGCACACCCATTCAGATATTGAACACGCGCTTATTTATATCGATTTAGATCACTTTAAAATAATTAACGACAGTAAAGGCCATCAGCAAGGCGATATTGTTTTAAAAGAAGTAGCGCAATTATTTATAACAAACATAAGTACCGAACATTTAGTGTTCAGAGTTGGCGGCGACGAGTTTGCAGTGATCCTCAAACATACTAACTTGCTTGACGCGCATTTAATTGCCGAAGGTATATGTAACGCGATTGAACAAAATCAATTTAAATCTGAAGAGCAAATATACTCAATCAGTTGCTCAATTGGTTTAACTCAAATTACCGAAGAAAATTGCGACCCGAGCGAATGTTTAAAACAAGCAGATATTGCCCTGTATATCGCTAAAAATTTAGGTCGGAATTTAGTACATTGCTATGCAAAACAAGATGCCCATAACAATACGCTACAAACAGGTTTAGAGTGGGGGCATGGTATTCGCCAAGCGCTACAACAAGACAGTATTGAACTGCATTACCAACCAATTTGGGATTTTAGGCGCAATGAAGTGGCTTACTTTGAAGTGCTGCTGCGCTTAAAAATAAATGATGAGCTAGTTTTTCCTAATCAATTTATTCCTTCATTAGAAATGCTAAACGATACTTTTTTAATGGATCAATGTGTTATTCGTAACACAATTGCTAATGTTGCTCTCTACCCAGAACTTAACCAAGTAGCTATAAATCTCTCTGCGCAGTCATTTTTAGATGAGCGTTTAGTGCCATTAATAGAGTCAAATTTAGCAAAGTATCAGGTTTTACCAACACAAATAATTTTTGAAATTACCGAATCTGCCAGCATTAACAACTTAGCAGCTACGCGTAAAATGATTGAAAAGCTCAATATTTTAGGCTGCCACTTTTCGATTGACGATTTTGGCACCGGCTTTAGTACCTTTAATTACTTGAAACAACTGCCAGCACAGCATGTAAAAATTGACGGCTCATTTGTTTGCGATATGCTCAACGACCCTATTGATTTAGCATTAGTAAAGGCCATTAACGACATTAGTCATTCACTCGATAAGCGCTCTGTGGCTGAATATGTAGAAACCGAAGAAGTGTTTTTTGCATTAAAAGAAATTGGCGTTGACTACGGCCAAGGCTATTTTATAGCTCGCCCTATGCCTATTAAAGGTGTTAAAAGTGAACTTGAAAAGATTTTAAAAAATAAAACGTTTTACCAACAACTACCTAGCAAAAAATAA